The following proteins are encoded in a genomic region of Periophthalmus magnuspinnatus isolate fPerMag1 chromosome 23, fPerMag1.2.pri, whole genome shotgun sequence:
- the ciz1a gene encoding cdkn1a interacting zinc finger protein 1a yields the protein MFNPHIHHHQQQQQQQQQHQFHQHLRQLQQLFQHQQPPPPPPPQPSAAHHVPHPPRAIPVPPQPAPPPRMVNLCQTTQTTIIAPNPMLQGALLMQQMQGNMRGFGMGGQQFRQFFAAGARSSLLGPVPMGVAIKSPMMGFPPARPVYPPVRYYNNNSSAVPGSSAASSSATDVVARQSEKKRDIEQVTQDLTEDQPGPSTATEANEAGHTANPIEDDGCCIISEEQLEEPVIKKQKTQGFEVTREQPVVCAAEADCEILSSDSSHPEEMGSNVDSEVLESENEIPAAEARGSLAVTEVQHVDMPMVEVPQEEDGLLPGESHEEGEEDVDEGNNKFYCYLCSITCHNQQNFRSHMNSISHQQRMMEIQHMSNACLVTLLPRLQDSLQGTTKDGEKKNELKRWCVTCQTHFTSSVLEHRQTKEHKVARKMTICSCTICKKNFRSSQMFIQHLQTIEHRKKVEMVQENEGCEEPTKIPDGFLVEEEGAMSEDDENMNQSNAEDQDDLDKQDGGASKEVTLEDADDSVQYDPEVLYGGRFFVPVAGFICRLCNKFYHFESPDLHLHCKSLEHFENLKRYKTDQKYAASRKCVAEEESNTCSSEPTSETSSKQPVISVCRLQMQTNKETIESNETLQDVTISTPSASSSGLENADIEEAATSPTVGREDSSETVPEVTTETAPSVSNEGDVDEQKAVVGKKKAKTTTAPRRRTVRATNRR from the exons ATGTTTAACCCGCACATTCACCACcatcaacagcagcagcagcagcaacaacagcacCAGTTTCACCAGCATCTCCGACAACTACAGCAGCTGTTCCAGCATCAGCAgcctccacctccaccaccacctcagCCCTCTGCGGCGCATCATGTTCCCCATCCACCGCG AGCTATTCCTGTACCTCCTCAACCAGCCCCCCCTCCCAGGATGGTCAACTTATGCCAGACCACTCAGACTACTATCATCGCACCCAACCCCATGCTCCAGGGGGCCCTCCTGATGCAGCAGATGCAGG GTAATATGCGAGGATTTGGAATGGGTGGACAGCAGTTTCGTCAGTTCTTTGCAGCTGGAGCACGTTCTTCTCTTCTTGGGCCGGTTCCCATGGGTGTGGCCATCAAGTCTCCTATGATGGGATTCCCACCTGCAAGGCCTGTTTATCCTCCTGTTCGGTACTATAACAATAACAGCAGTGCTGTTCCTGGATCCTCCGCTGCCAGCTCAAGTGCAACG GATGTCGTTGCTCGTCAgtcagagaaaaagagagacattGAGCAGGTTACACAAGATCTTACTGAAGATCAACCAGGCCCAAGCACTGCTACTGAAGCCAACGAAGCTG GCCATACTGCAAATCCCATTGAAGATGATGGATGCTGTATAATATCTGAGGAGCAACTTGAAGAACCTGTAATAAAGAAGCAGAAAACACAGGG GTTTGAGGTGACAAGAGAACAGCCTGTTGTCTGTGCAGCTGAGGCTGATTGTGAAATTCTGTCTTCAGACAGTAGTCACCCTGAAG AGATGGGTTCTAATGTGGATTCAGAGGTTCTTGAATCGGAAAATGAAATCCCAGCAGCAGAG GCCCGCGGATCTTTAGCTGTAACTGAGGTCCAGCATGTTGATATGCCAATGGTGGAGGTGCCACAGGAAGAAGATGGTTTACTGCCAGGAGAAAGCcacgaggagggagaggaggatgtgGATGAGGGCAACAACAAATTCTATTGCTATCTTTGCAGCATCACATGCCATAACCAACAA aaCTTTAGAAGTCACATGAATAGCATTTCCCACCAGCAGAGGATGATGGAAATCCAACACATGAGCAACGCTTGCCTCGTTACTCTGCTTCCACGATTACAGGATTCTCTTCAGGGAACCACCAAGGACGG TGAGAAAAAGAATGAGTTGAAACGTTGGTGTGTAACCTGCCAAACGCACTTCACCAGCAGCGTTCTAGAGCACCGCCAAACAAAGGAGCATAAG GTTGCTAGAAAAATGACAATATGCTCCTGCACAATCTGTAAGAAAAACTTCAGGTCTTCGCAGATGTTTATACAGCACTTGCAGACCATTGAGCACAGAAAAAAAGTGGAaatg GTCCAAGAAAATGAAGGCTGTGAAGAACCGACAAAAATCCCAGATGGCTTTTTGGTGGAAGAGGAGGGAGCCATGTCAGAGGATGATGAAAATATGAATCAAAGCAATGCAGAAGATCAAGATGACTTGGATAAACAG GATGGAGGAGCATCTAAAGAAGTGACCCTGGAGGACGCAGATGACAGTGTGCAGTATGACCCTGAAGTACTGTATG GCGGACGTTTTTTTGTTCCAGTAGCCGGGTTTATCTGCAGACTTTGCAATAAATTTTACCATTTTGAGTCACCAGATCTGCATTTGCACTGCAAATCCTTGGAACACTTTGAGAATCTAAAG aggtacaaaactgaccaaaaataTGCAGCAAGCAGAAAATGTGTTGCTGAGGAAGAATCAAACACATGTTCTTCAGAGCCCACCTCCGAAACAAGCTCCAAACAGCCGGTCATTTCAGTCTGTCGTCTACAAATGCAGACAAATAAGGAGACGATAGAGTCAAACGAGACCCTTCAAGATGTCACCATTTCAACGCCTAGTGCCAGCAGTTCAGGCCTAGAAAACGCTGATATAGAGGAGGCAGCCACATCCCCGACTGTTGGACGTGAGGACAGCAGCGAGACTGTCCCAGAAGTGACCACAGAGACTGCACCAAGTGTTTCTAATGAAGGAGATGTAGATGAGCAGAAGGCAGTggttgggaaaaaaaaagcaaagacaACCACAGCTCCAAGGCGGAGGACAGTGAGAGCCACAAACAGACGCTGA
- the bbln gene encoding UPF0184 protein C9orf16 homolog has translation MSGGPNGDPNMSAEEGIIDEDDEFDDEEYAAVNSMLDQINSYLDDLEERNDALNGKLHELLESNRQARLEFRAQLNGSTLPDTTNTSSRDESNEPQNNDKDKD, from the exons atgtCGGGTGGTCCAAATGGAGATCCCAACATGTCTGCAGAGGAAGGCATCATCGACGAGGACGATGAGTTTGATGATGAAG agtacGCTGCTGTCAATTCAATGCTGGATCAAATCAACTCATATCTTGATGACCTAGAGGAGAGAAATGATGCACTCAATGGCAAATTACACGAACTACTGGAGTCCAACAGGCAGGCACGACTGGAGTTCAGGGCCCAGTTGAATGGATCCACTTTGCCTGACACAACTAACACTTCAAGTAGAGACGAGTCCAATGAACCCCAGAACAACGACAAAGACAAGGATTAA
- the surf2 gene encoding surfeit locus protein 2, whose translation MDELSDELKTFLRIHPCFELTADKKVKCTLNGHEFPCSVTELQKFTQAKKFKTLSAAAEFNYSQFEPHIVPSSKRPNQLFCKLTLRHLNQKPHHVMRHVSGKRFKKALAKYEECQKQGIEFVPARLKQKRPKDSEEDVRHGHSSKRGNGMWEPTSSEGEHSDSEDSMSDLYPPSMFTLKNPPEQKEGDCDEEDGFMTDEEEQMEKPTVTKRKKAQNPGFKKKFRNNNWKAARSKKQKKCHM comes from the exons ATGGACGAATTATCTGACGAACTCAAAACTTTTCTCCGAATCCATCCGTGTTTTGAACTTACTGCGGACAAAAAG gtgAAGTGTACACTGAACGGTCACGAGTTTCCCTGCAGTGTGACAGAGCTACAGAAGTTTACCCAGGCAAAGAAGTTTAAGACTCTGTCAGCTGCTGCGGAATTCAACTACAGCCAGTTTGAGCCACACATTGTACCGAGCAGCAAGAGGCC aaacCAGCTCTTCTGTAAGCTGACTTTGAGGCACCTAAATCAGAAGCCACATCATGTCATGAGACATGTCAGTGGTAAACGATTCAAGAAGGCTCTTGCAAAAT ATGAGGAGTGTCAGAAACAAGGCATTGAATTTGTTCCAGCCAGACTGAAGCAAAAAAGACCAAAAGACAGTGAAGAGGACGTTAGACATGGACACTCTTCGAAACGTGGAAATGGAATGTGGGAACCTACCTCCAGTGAAGGGGAGCACTCCGACTCTGAGGACAGCATGAGTGACCTTTACCCAC CTTCTATGTTTACTCTGAAAAATCCGCCTGAACAAAAAGAAGGAGACTGTGACGAGGAAGACGGTTTTATGACGGACGAAGAGGAGCAAATGGAGAAGCCGACGGTAACAAAGCGTAAAAAG GCTCAGAATCCAGGCTTTAAGAAGAAATTCAGGAATAACAACTGGAAAGCGGCTCGTTCTAAGAAGCAGAAAAAGTgccacatgtaa